From the genome of Streptomyces sp. NBC_01260, one region includes:
- a CDS encoding right-handed parallel beta-helix repeat-containing protein, with protein sequence MSHALRTTLVAALAAGAPLVFPPPSVAAAAATAYYVSPSGSDTNSGTSAGSPFATIQKAVDLAPTGAVVNLAAGTYKQDVVTKRAGVTVTGPSNAVLKGAGDARIIQVQHDSTTLSGFTVDGLHGSSADVSGYRLKLIYVMSTTPGNGVGGLHITDMTLKNAADECLRVRYLVTGADISGNTITNCGVADFKFGGGGKNGEGIYLGTAPEQQGANGAPDAAPDISRNNRIHHNTIATQGNECVDVKENSTDNYVEYNDCSGQQDSSSGGLDARGSGNIFRYNTIHDNVGAGIRLGGDTATDGTATSVYGNTITGNAGGGIKFMRTPQGPVCTNTMSGNTGGDAVGTYGSEYTPTGACPQ encoded by the coding sequence ATGAGCCACGCACTGCGCACCACCCTCGTCGCCGCGCTCGCCGCCGGCGCCCCGCTCGTCTTCCCCCCGCCGTCGGTGGCCGCTGCCGCCGCCACCGCGTACTACGTGTCGCCGTCCGGCAGCGACACCAACTCCGGTACGTCGGCGGGGTCCCCGTTCGCCACGATCCAGAAGGCGGTCGATCTGGCGCCGACGGGCGCGGTGGTGAACCTCGCCGCCGGTACGTACAAGCAGGATGTCGTGACCAAGCGCGCCGGAGTCACCGTCACGGGCCCGTCGAACGCCGTGCTGAAGGGCGCCGGTGACGCCCGGATCATTCAGGTGCAGCACGACTCGACCACGCTGAGCGGATTCACCGTGGACGGGCTGCACGGGTCGTCCGCCGATGTGTCCGGGTACCGCCTCAAGCTCATATATGTCATGAGCACGACCCCCGGCAACGGTGTGGGCGGTCTGCACATCACCGATATGACCCTGAAGAACGCGGCGGACGAATGTCTGCGGGTGCGCTACCTGGTGACCGGCGCCGACATCTCCGGCAACACCATCACCAACTGCGGCGTCGCGGACTTCAAGTTCGGCGGCGGCGGCAAGAACGGCGAGGGCATCTACCTCGGCACGGCCCCCGAGCAGCAGGGCGCGAACGGCGCCCCGGACGCGGCCCCCGACATCAGTCGCAACAACCGCATCCACCACAACACGATCGCCACCCAGGGCAACGAGTGCGTCGACGTGAAGGAGAACTCGACCGACAACTACGTCGAGTACAACGACTGCAGCGGCCAGCAGGACTCCAGCTCCGGCGGGCTCGACGCGCGGGGCAGCGGCAACATCTTCCGCTACAACACCATTCACGACAACGTCGGCGCGGGCATCCGGCTCGGCGGTGACACCGCCACCGACGGCACCGCCACCAGCGTCTACGGCAACACCATCACGGGCAACGCGGGCGGCGGCATCAAGTTCATGCGCACCCCGCAGGGCCCCGTCTGCACCAACACGATGAGCGGGAACACCGGCGGCGACGCGGTGGGCACCTACGGCAGCGAGTACACCCCGACCGGTGCGTGCCCGCAGTGA
- a CDS encoding DUF624 domain-containing protein, whose translation MQATLSSNWPTLLRRLEFVAYPAAAGAAFVVLSLGVVTWLPALAAMAHGLQRWRAEGDSGCFTNTFASFPRYWRSLWRHGLASTAAAAVLTANIVHLLGRSEPWTFVLLAAQAGIAATLVIHHVALAAEAGRAPGATVRSWTRGALALGFGSAARGTALLGAVVSAVLLSLVVPLGPLLLGPSIPVLLALSFADPRRHTP comes from the coding sequence ATGCAGGCAACCCTCTCGTCCAACTGGCCGACGCTGCTGCGGCGGCTGGAGTTCGTGGCCTACCCGGCCGCCGCCGGGGCCGCGTTCGTCGTGCTGTCGCTCGGAGTGGTGACCTGGCTGCCCGCGCTCGCCGCGATGGCGCACGGTCTCCAGCGGTGGCGGGCCGAGGGCGACAGCGGTTGCTTCACCAACACCTTCGCGTCCTTCCCCCGGTACTGGCGCTCCCTGTGGCGGCACGGGCTCGCCTCCACGGCGGCCGCGGCCGTCCTGACCGCCAACATCGTTCATCTGCTCGGCCGTTCGGAGCCCTGGACCTTCGTGCTGCTCGCCGCCCAGGCGGGCATAGCGGCCACCCTGGTCATCCACCATGTGGCGCTCGCCGCCGAGGCCGGCCGGGCGCCCGGAGCCACCGTCCGGAGCTGGACCCGCGGCGCTCTGGCGCTCGGCTTCGGCTCGGCCGCCCGGGGCACCGCCCTGCTCGGTGCGGTGGTCTCCGCCGTACTGCTCTCTCTCGTCGTACCGCTGGGGCCACTGCTTCTCGGCCCGAGCATTCCCGTACTGCTCGCTCTGTCCTTCGCTGATCCCAGGAGGCACACCCCATGA
- a CDS encoding heparinase II/III domain-containing protein, which produces MAALRRIARERGGWWHAYVCPAHGVELDHGDVLAGVFPEGGARCAYGCRVDNEAVRGAWLVLSHQAWARHLRVLAHRGERAEAVSRLVEYAGLYEELATAQHGEAQGWMLRGRLFHQALTDAIWAVNIGHAVITLAERGTDDLAGVLPLLDALERAALDARDVLTGKGQLASNYTAWLNAAGVAAGRGAAAARGQEWDGGKEWLEGEHGLYAHLRVAVAEDGWEWEGSTYYHGFVLRAALLALRGTDPAAVPADVVGVLAGMTDVLATIATPGGILPALHDGPYLRGPLALEWLELVSLAQQLVPSAALEAVAGRARAELGAGDDGLDRELGGWFAGPALPARPAPGALTVFTAAGYAVLRVAGIHAVLDFGPHGGSHGHRDKLSLYLYGDTTAWQPDPGQVPYAHAEFRDLYASTQAHPAFRVDGAEQAECTGALLGSDSRSVTAEVTTAYEGVRAVRRIVAGEGFLVDLLTVTAGEARRITAQLRPGTALDVQLQATGPVRTTWYGDETLHGWHTHRAGVPVRPVSTPGPGPADDPQRVRTRVDFTAVTDRVTFASVYQAGSAGPAVTDVRLEDDGLAVRLADGSTARFRSED; this is translated from the coding sequence GTGGCCGCGTTGAGGCGGATCGCCCGGGAGCGGGGCGGCTGGTGGCATGCGTACGTGTGCCCGGCGCACGGTGTGGAGCTGGATCACGGCGATGTGCTCGCCGGGGTGTTTCCCGAGGGCGGAGCGCGCTGTGCGTACGGCTGCCGGGTGGACAACGAGGCGGTGCGCGGGGCCTGGCTGGTGCTGTCGCACCAGGCGTGGGCGCGGCACCTGCGGGTGCTCGCCCATCGCGGCGAGCGCGCCGAGGCGGTGTCGCGGCTCGTCGAGTACGCGGGTCTGTACGAGGAACTCGCCACCGCGCAGCACGGCGAGGCACAGGGCTGGATGCTGCGCGGCCGGCTCTTCCACCAGGCGCTCACCGACGCGATCTGGGCGGTGAACATCGGCCATGCCGTCATCACGCTCGCCGAGCGCGGCACGGATGATCTGGCCGGGGTGCTGCCGCTCCTGGACGCGCTGGAGCGCGCGGCTCTGGACGCCCGGGACGTGCTGACCGGGAAGGGGCAACTCGCCTCGAACTACACCGCGTGGCTCAATGCGGCGGGAGTGGCCGCCGGCCGCGGCGCCGCCGCGGCGCGCGGGCAGGAGTGGGACGGCGGCAAGGAGTGGCTGGAGGGCGAGCACGGCCTGTACGCGCATCTGCGGGTCGCGGTCGCCGAGGACGGCTGGGAGTGGGAGGGCAGCACCTATTACCACGGGTTCGTCCTGCGGGCGGCGCTGCTGGCGCTGCGGGGCACCGACCCGGCGGCCGTTCCGGCCGATGTGGTGGGTGTGCTGGCCGGGATGACGGACGTGCTGGCGACGATCGCGACGCCGGGCGGCATACTGCCCGCGCTGCACGACGGTCCGTATCTGCGCGGCCCGCTGGCTCTGGAGTGGCTCGAACTGGTCTCGCTGGCACAGCAGTTGGTCCCGTCCGCCGCGCTGGAAGCGGTGGCGGGACGGGCTCGGGCCGAGCTGGGTGCGGGGGACGACGGTCTCGACCGGGAGCTGGGCGGCTGGTTCGCCGGCCCGGCGCTGCCGGCCCGGCCGGCACCCGGCGCGCTCACGGTGTTCACCGCGGCGGGCTACGCGGTGCTGCGCGTCGCGGGCATCCACGCGGTGCTGGACTTCGGTCCGCACGGCGGTTCGCACGGCCATCGGGACAAGTTGTCCCTCTATCTCTACGGCGATACGACCGCCTGGCAGCCCGATCCCGGACAGGTGCCCTACGCCCACGCCGAGTTCCGTGATCTGTACGCGTCGACCCAGGCGCATCCGGCGTTCCGGGTGGACGGCGCCGAGCAGGCCGAGTGCACCGGGGCGCTGCTCGGTTCGGACAGCCGCTCGGTGACCGCCGAGGTGACCACGGCGTACGAGGGGGTGCGCGCGGTCCGGCGGATCGTGGCGGGCGAAGGCTTCCTGGTGGACCTGCTGACCGTGACCGCCGGGGAGGCCCGGCGGATCACCGCGCAGCTGCGTCCGGGCACCGCCCTGGACGTCCAGTTGCAGGCCACGGGCCCGGTGCGCACCACCTGGTACGGCGACGAGACCCTGCACGGCTGGCACACGCACCGTGCCGGGGTCCCGGTGCGCCCGGTGAGCACCCCGGGTCCCGGCCCGGCCGACGACCCCCAGCGGGTGCGGACCCGGGTCGACTTCACCGCCGTCACCGACCGGGTCACCTTCGCCTCGGTGTACCAGGCCGGGTCGGCCGGGCCCGCCGTCACGGACGTCCGGCTGGAGGACGACGGGCTGGCGGTCCGCCTGGCCGACGGCAGCACCGCACGGTTCCGATCGGAGGACTGA
- a CDS encoding SDR family NAD(P)-dependent oxidoreductase, with protein MSADLQGSRALVTGAGHGIGRAIAVALAEAGADVAVHYHSSADEAAKTVSEIEALGRRAKAFQADVTVTAEVDRFVEEATGFLGGLDVLVCNAGHLIGRAKIAEMSDDHFDQVISTNLTSTFRTVRAALPHLAKSSAGRIITMSSLAAHNGGGPGSVAYAAAKAGIRGFTKGLAKELGGSGITVNTVAPGFIKGTAFHDTFTAPQAQQAMEAGIPVGRAGTPQDVASAVVHLASPASGFLTATTVDIDGGVWPR; from the coding sequence ATGTCTGCTGATCTCCAAGGTTCCCGCGCGCTGGTGACCGGAGCGGGCCACGGCATCGGCCGTGCCATCGCCGTCGCCCTTGCCGAGGCCGGCGCCGATGTCGCCGTCCACTACCACTCCTCCGCCGACGAGGCCGCGAAGACGGTCTCCGAGATCGAGGCGCTGGGCCGGCGGGCCAAGGCGTTCCAGGCCGATGTGACGGTGACGGCCGAGGTGGACCGCTTCGTCGAGGAGGCGACCGGATTCCTGGGCGGCCTGGACGTCCTGGTCTGCAACGCGGGCCATCTGATCGGCCGGGCGAAGATCGCCGAGATGTCGGACGACCACTTCGACCAGGTCATCTCGACCAATCTGACCTCGACGTTCCGCACCGTGCGGGCCGCCCTGCCGCATCTGGCCAAGTCGTCGGCCGGGCGCATCATCACCATGTCCTCGCTGGCCGCGCACAACGGCGGCGGCCCCGGCTCGGTCGCCTACGCGGCCGCCAAGGCCGGCATCCGGGGATTCACCAAGGGTCTCGCCAAGGAGCTGGGCGGCAGCGGCATCACGGTGAACACCGTGGCACCCGGCTTCATCAAGGGCACCGCCTTCCACGACACGTTCACCGCGCCTCAGGCGCAGCAGGCGATGGAGGCGGGCATTCCGGTGGGCCGGGCCGGCACTCCGCAGGACGTCGCCTCGGCCGTCGTCCATCTGGCGTCGCCCGCGTCCGGCTTCCTGACCGCCACCACGGTGGACATCGACGGTGGCGTGTGGCCGCGTTGA
- a CDS encoding carbohydrate ABC transporter permease, which translates to MATAELHKSGAVRPPRPAAKGRRRSAGRIALFLTLCVVSLLMVVPFVWMVLTSLKTPVEIASQDAGLLPKHWEFGNYVEALKEAPFATYARNSFIIAFSHTLINVLVASMAGYALARIRFRGSDVIFYLFIAALMIPTYTKVLPEFLIVRFMPLAGGNDLFGQGGSGWLDSWWALIVPGAVTPFAVFLFRQFYLDLPVELEEAARLDGLGEFRIYSRIMSPQVKPAFITVALLTFESSWNNFLWPLLVTHSDNLRVIQVGLSVFKTENGTQWHFLMAGTTLATLPMVVLFLIGQRYFVQGFATAGLK; encoded by the coding sequence GTGGCCACAGCTGAGCTGCACAAGTCCGGGGCCGTACGTCCGCCCCGGCCCGCCGCGAAGGGCAGGCGCCGCTCCGCCGGCCGGATCGCGCTCTTCCTGACGCTCTGCGTCGTCTCGCTGCTGATGGTGGTGCCGTTCGTCTGGATGGTGCTGACCTCACTCAAGACCCCGGTGGAGATCGCGTCGCAGGACGCCGGACTGCTGCCAAAGCACTGGGAGTTCGGCAACTACGTCGAAGCGCTGAAGGAAGCGCCCTTCGCCACGTACGCCCGCAACAGCTTCATCATCGCGTTCAGCCACACCCTCATCAACGTCCTGGTGGCGTCGATGGCGGGGTACGCACTGGCCCGGATCAGGTTCCGGGGCAGCGACGTCATCTTCTACCTCTTCATCGCGGCGCTGATGATCCCGACGTACACCAAGGTGCTGCCGGAGTTCCTGATCGTCCGCTTCATGCCGCTGGCCGGCGGGAACGACCTCTTCGGCCAGGGCGGCAGCGGCTGGCTGGACTCCTGGTGGGCGCTCATCGTGCCCGGCGCGGTCACCCCGTTCGCGGTCTTCCTCTTCCGGCAGTTCTATCTGGACCTGCCGGTGGAGCTGGAGGAGGCTGCCCGCCTCGACGGGCTCGGGGAGTTCCGGATCTACTCCAGGATCATGTCTCCGCAGGTCAAGCCGGCGTTCATCACGGTGGCGCTGCTGACCTTCGAGTCCTCGTGGAACAACTTCCTCTGGCCGCTGCTGGTGACCCATTCGGACAACCTCCGGGTGATCCAGGTCGGGCTCTCCGTCTTCAAGACCGAGAACGGCACCCAGTGGCACTTCCTGATGGCGGGCACCACGCTCGCCACCCTGCCCATGGTCGTTCTCTTCCTCATCGGCCAGCGCTATTTCGTGCAGGGCTTCGCAACCGCCGGTCTCAAGTGA
- a CDS encoding carbohydrate ABC transporter permease, protein MLMVAPALLHACLWIGLPVIASVVLAFTKYDVLTPPQFVGFDNFRDMMGDAVFRKSIVNTIIYTFFTVPFGMMLGLLMALALHTGLKARGIFRTAIFLPQVTATVAIALVWLWIYNPGNGLFNTLLSFVGINGPAWLASTSWAMPSVILVGIWQGIGMKMLIYLAALQSLPKELYEAASVDGASKVRQFFSITLPLLKPATFFVLITSMINAFQSFDQIYILTDGGPANSTTMMTYEIYKSAFREFRVGYACAQSLVLFVLLMGFTLVNRRIMGGTRGHS, encoded by the coding sequence ATGCTCATGGTGGCACCCGCCCTGCTGCACGCCTGCCTCTGGATCGGGCTGCCGGTCATCGCCTCGGTCGTCCTGGCCTTCACGAAGTACGACGTGCTGACGCCGCCGCAGTTCGTGGGGTTCGACAACTTCCGGGACATGATGGGCGACGCGGTCTTCCGCAAGTCCATCGTCAACACCATCATCTACACCTTCTTCACCGTGCCGTTCGGCATGATGCTGGGGCTGCTGATGGCGCTCGCCCTGCACACGGGCCTGAAGGCGCGGGGCATCTTCCGCACCGCGATCTTCCTGCCGCAGGTCACCGCGACGGTGGCCATCGCCCTGGTCTGGCTGTGGATCTACAACCCGGGCAACGGGCTGTTCAACACCCTGCTGTCATTCGTCGGCATCAACGGTCCGGCCTGGCTCGCCTCGACCTCATGGGCGATGCCGTCAGTGATCCTGGTCGGCATCTGGCAGGGCATCGGCATGAAGATGCTGATCTATTTGGCCGCGTTGCAGTCCCTGCCGAAGGAGCTGTACGAGGCGGCCTCGGTGGACGGCGCCTCGAAGGTGCGGCAGTTCTTCTCGATCACGCTGCCGCTGCTGAAGCCGGCGACGTTCTTCGTGCTCATCACCTCGATGATCAACGCGTTCCAGTCGTTCGACCAGATCTACATCCTCACCGACGGCGGACCCGCCAACAGCACCACGATGATGACGTATGAGATCTACAAGTCCGCCTTCCGGGAGTTCCGCGTCGGCTACGCCTGCGCCCAGTCCCTGGTGCTGTTCGTCCTGCTGATGGGCTTCACCCTGGTCAACCGGCGGATCATGGGAGGCACCCGTGGCCACAGCTGA
- a CDS encoding ABC transporter substrate-binding protein — MELKRRSLLAAIGAGTAAAALSGCDTGSSAAGSADGPAEGEITLLTPIYEKANGKTLLEKQILGGFRKKYPDVKVNVDYTTYTQLNEKITTGLAGGLLPDVLMIGVGWIPPFAAKKAIAPLPEKFATAHDYEKRVLEPSRYDGKLYALPVVLDTRIVVYRKDHFAEAGIKKTPANWAELRAAAKQLTRDGRVGFDPFSIELRQCWETFLFANGGQLFSADGKKVLFTDNRGVEALQFFKDLIKDGSASYAKKTDLGAPTNVQTGKASMMMTSSALWVQAGEQNPELLKEDKLGAFVLANRRPAMLQGGTLVTQSASSKHPAAARALVEYLASPESILGAAKQRGSVPGVKDLSDTGYVKENKFVDLSLQNMGHAFSEGGTAAWMEIREKIKPTLEPAIVGGQSAKDAIAELGRLAEAAIGRM, encoded by the coding sequence ATGGAACTCAAACGACGGTCGCTGCTCGCTGCCATCGGCGCCGGTACTGCCGCGGCCGCACTCTCCGGCTGCGACACCGGCTCCTCGGCCGCCGGCTCCGCCGACGGTCCCGCCGAGGGCGAGATCACGCTGCTCACCCCGATCTACGAAAAGGCCAACGGCAAGACGCTGTTGGAGAAGCAGATCCTCGGCGGCTTCCGGAAGAAGTATCCGGACGTCAAGGTGAACGTGGACTACACCACGTACACGCAGCTCAACGAGAAGATCACCACGGGTCTCGCGGGTGGCCTGCTGCCCGACGTGCTGATGATCGGGGTCGGCTGGATCCCGCCGTTCGCGGCCAAGAAGGCGATCGCGCCGCTCCCGGAGAAGTTCGCCACCGCGCACGACTACGAGAAGCGGGTGCTGGAGCCGTCGCGCTACGACGGCAAGCTGTACGCGCTGCCAGTGGTCCTCGACACCCGCATCGTCGTCTACCGCAAGGACCACTTCGCCGAGGCGGGGATCAAGAAGACCCCCGCCAACTGGGCCGAGTTGCGTGCCGCGGCAAAGCAGCTGACGAGGGACGGGCGGGTCGGGTTCGACCCGTTCTCCATCGAACTGCGCCAGTGCTGGGAGACCTTCCTCTTCGCCAACGGCGGTCAGCTCTTCAGCGCGGACGGCAAGAAGGTGCTCTTCACCGACAACCGCGGTGTCGAGGCGCTCCAGTTCTTCAAGGACCTGATCAAGGACGGCTCCGCCTCCTACGCGAAGAAGACGGACCTGGGTGCCCCGACGAACGTCCAGACGGGCAAGGCGTCGATGATGATGACGTCCAGCGCCCTGTGGGTGCAGGCCGGCGAGCAGAACCCGGAGCTGCTGAAGGAGGACAAGCTCGGCGCCTTCGTGCTGGCCAACCGCCGGCCGGCGATGCTCCAGGGCGGCACGCTGGTCACCCAGTCGGCGAGTTCCAAGCACCCCGCGGCGGCCCGTGCGCTGGTCGAGTACCTCGCGAGCCCGGAGTCGATCCTGGGCGCGGCCAAGCAGCGCGGTTCCGTACCGGGGGTCAAGGACCTCAGCGACACCGGCTACGTGAAGGAGAACAAGTTCGTCGACCTCTCCCTTCAGAACATGGGCCACGCCTTCTCGGAGGGCGGCACCGCGGCCTGGATGGAGATCCGCGAGAAGATCAAGCCGACGCTGGAGCCCGCGATCGTGGGCGGTCAGTCCGCGAAGGACGCCATCGCGGAACTCGGCCGTCTCGCCGAGGCCGCCATCGGCCGGATGTGA
- a CDS encoding LacI family DNA-binding transcriptional regulator: MSGVTIHQVAEAAGVSASTVSNVLNGRTDRMQAATLARVERVIEQLSYRPNRAARMLRTGRIKVIGLIVPSVANPFWGALARELEAIALAEGYHVLLCNSERDPARELKYGEELLADGVSGVVLCSSLPSLDHVAPLLGRGLKMVAFDRTAQAGDPPSLASISVDNAMGAELATRHLLELGHRRLAFVSGSVNSVNRRERLRGFRAALESAGLDPADAIVWPGADTAEFGDKDAAELGRNAARELLGRPRPPTAFVAINDMCAIGICRGAKDAGRSAGQDVSVVGFDDILLADLFEPPLTTVRQPLPEMAAETFQQLRARIDSAPVAGRSLLIRPRLVVRQSTAPAPTGATVPVSRARIAEQAAPTGARG, encoded by the coding sequence ATGAGCGGGGTAACGATCCATCAGGTCGCGGAGGCCGCGGGTGTATCCGCGAGCACCGTGTCGAACGTCCTCAACGGGCGTACGGACCGTATGCAGGCGGCCACCCTGGCCCGCGTGGAGCGGGTGATCGAGCAGCTCAGCTACCGGCCCAACCGCGCGGCGCGGATGCTGCGCACCGGCCGGATCAAGGTCATCGGCCTGATCGTGCCGTCCGTCGCCAACCCCTTCTGGGGGGCGCTCGCCCGGGAGCTGGAGGCCATCGCGCTCGCCGAGGGGTACCACGTGCTGCTCTGCAACAGTGAGCGCGACCCGGCCCGCGAGCTCAAGTACGGCGAGGAGCTGCTGGCCGACGGAGTGAGTGGAGTGGTGCTCTGTTCATCGCTGCCCTCGCTCGACCATGTCGCGCCGCTGCTCGGCCGCGGCTTGAAGATGGTCGCCTTCGACCGCACCGCCCAGGCGGGTGACCCGCCGTCGCTGGCCTCCATCAGCGTCGACAACGCGATGGGCGCCGAGCTCGCCACCCGCCACCTGCTTGAACTGGGTCACCGCAGGCTGGCGTTCGTCTCGGGCTCGGTCAACAGTGTCAACCGCCGCGAGCGGCTGCGCGGCTTCCGGGCCGCCCTGGAGTCGGCGGGCCTCGACCCGGCCGACGCGATCGTCTGGCCCGGCGCCGACACCGCCGAGTTCGGTGACAAGGACGCCGCCGAGCTGGGGCGCAACGCCGCCCGCGAACTCCTCGGCCGGCCTCGCCCGCCCACCGCGTTCGTCGCCATAAACGACATGTGCGCGATCGGGATCTGCCGGGGCGCGAAGGACGCCGGGCGCAGCGCCGGACAGGACGTCTCCGTGGTCGGGTTCGACGACATCCTGCTCGCCGACCTCTTCGAGCCACCCCTCACCACGGTCCGCCAGCCGCTGCCGGAGATGGCCGCCGAGACGTTTCAGCAGCTGCGCGCCCGTATCGACTCGGCCCCGGTCGCGGGGCGCTCGCTCCTGATCAGGCCGAGGCTCGTCGTACGGCAGTCGACCGCGCCCGCACCCACCGGGGCGACGGTGCCGGTGAGCCGCGCGCGCATCGCCGAGCAGGCGGCCCCGACGGGGGCACGCGGGTGA
- a CDS encoding endo-1,4-beta-xylanase codes for MTVNSPPGGEPARRALRSRARRAFALATAGVLTAAGVLSLAGTADAATTLGASAAAKGRYFGTAVAAGHLGESAYASTLDTEFNMVTPENEMKWDAVEGTRNSFSFGSADQIVSHAQGKGMRVRGHTLVWHSQLPGWAGGLGADDLRSAMNNHITKVMDHYKGKIYAWDVVNEAYQDGSSGARRSSPFQDKLGSGYIEEAFRTARTADPGAKLCYNDYNTDGQNAKSNAVYAMVKDFKQRGVPIDCVGFQSHFNSNSPVPGDYQANLQRFADLGVDVQITELDIEGSGSAQAASYTKVVNACLAVSRCAGLTVWGVTDKYSWRSSGTPLLFDGDYRKKPAYTAVLAALGGSGGGDGGTGGATCTATYARTDTWGDRFNGQVTVRAGSSAISGWTVPVTVTSPQKVSTTWNGTPSWDSSGNVMTMGPNGNGNLAAGASVSFGFTVMTNGNTAAPAIGACTAS; via the coding sequence GTGACCGTCAATTCCCCACCGGGTGGAGAACCCGCACGCCGGGCGCTGCGCTCCCGGGCACGAAGGGCATTCGCCCTCGCCACGGCGGGAGTTCTCACCGCCGCCGGAGTCCTGTCACTGGCGGGCACCGCCGACGCCGCGACCACGCTCGGCGCCTCGGCCGCCGCCAAGGGCCGGTACTTCGGCACCGCCGTCGCCGCGGGCCACCTGGGCGAGTCCGCGTACGCCTCGACGCTGGACACCGAGTTCAACATGGTGACGCCCGAGAACGAGATGAAGTGGGACGCCGTCGAGGGCACCCGCAACTCGTTCAGCTTCGGTTCGGCGGACCAGATCGTCAGCCACGCGCAGGGCAAGGGCATGAGGGTCCGCGGCCACACCCTGGTCTGGCACTCCCAGCTGCCCGGCTGGGCCGGCGGACTCGGCGCCGACGATCTGCGCTCCGCGATGAACAACCACATCACCAAGGTGATGGACCACTACAAGGGCAAGATCTACGCCTGGGACGTCGTCAACGAGGCGTACCAGGACGGCAGCAGCGGAGCCCGGCGCAGCTCGCCCTTCCAGGACAAGCTCGGCAGCGGCTACATCGAGGAGGCCTTCCGCACCGCCCGTACCGCCGACCCGGGCGCCAAGCTCTGTTACAACGACTACAACACCGACGGGCAGAACGCGAAGAGCAACGCGGTCTACGCCATGGTCAAGGACTTCAAGCAGCGCGGTGTGCCCATCGACTGCGTCGGCTTCCAGTCGCACTTCAACAGCAATTCGCCCGTTCCCGGCGACTACCAGGCCAATCTGCAGCGCTTCGCCGATCTCGGCGTGGACGTCCAGATCACGGAGCTGGACATCGAGGGCTCGGGTTCGGCGCAGGCCGCCAGTTACACCAAGGTCGTGAACGCGTGCCTGGCCGTGTCGCGCTGCGCGGGACTGACCGTCTGGGGCGTCACCGACAAGTACTCGTGGCGCAGCAGCGGAACTCCCCTGCTGTTCGACGGCGACTACCGCAAGAAGCCGGCGTACACCGCGGTACTGGCGGCGCTGGGCGGTTCCGGCGGTGGCGACGGCGGCACCGGTGGCGCCACCTGCACGGCCACGTACGCCAGGACGGACACCTGGGGCGACCGGTTCAACGGGCAGGTGACGGTGAGGGCGGGGAGTTCCGCGATCAGCGGCTGGACGGTTCCGGTCACGGTGACGTCTCCGCAGAAGGTGTCCACCACCTGGAACGGCACCCCGTCCTGGGACAGCAGCGGCAATGTGATGACCATGGGGCCCAACGGCAACGGAAATCTTGCCGCCGGGGCCTCGGTGTCGTTCGGGTTCACCGTCATGACGAACGGCAATACCGCGGCACCCGCCATCGGTGCCTGCACCGCCTCCTGA
- a CDS encoding TetR/AcrR family transcriptional regulator, with amino-acid sequence MHEDADRETGAGTTGAQPRKRVRADAQRSTDALLAAAAEVFATSGVDAPVRQITARAGVGAGTLYRHFPQRSDLIAAVFRHEVDACADAAAPLAAQYEPAEALARWLQRFAVFIATKRGLSAALHSGDRAYDTLPAYFQQRFVPVLALLLDTAAKAGEIRSDVDPDDLLRATGNLTMPAQDDENGHTRRMVALLVDGLRYGARPQGTH; translated from the coding sequence GTGCACGAGGACGCGGACCGGGAGACCGGCGCCGGCACGACCGGGGCGCAGCCCCGAAAGCGCGTGCGCGCCGACGCGCAGCGCAGCACTGACGCCCTGCTCGCGGCGGCCGCGGAGGTGTTCGCCACTTCAGGGGTGGACGCACCCGTACGTCAGATCACCGCCAGGGCGGGCGTGGGAGCCGGCACCCTCTACCGGCACTTCCCGCAACGCTCCGACCTCATCGCCGCGGTCTTCCGCCACGAAGTCGACGCCTGCGCCGACGCGGCGGCGCCCCTCGCGGCGCAGTACGAGCCCGCGGAAGCGCTCGCCAGATGGCTGCAGCGCTTCGCGGTCTTCATCGCCACGAAACGCGGGCTCAGCGCCGCCCTGCACTCGGGGGACCGGGCCTACGACACCCTGCCCGCCTACTTCCAGCAGCGCTTCGTGCCCGTCCTCGCCCTACTCCTGGACACCGCGGCGAAAGCCGGTGAGATCCGCTCCGACGTGGACCCGGACGACCTGCTGCGCGCCACGGGCAACCTGACCATGCCCGCCCAGGACGACGAGAACGGCCATACGCGACGCATGGTCGCGCTGCTCGTCGACGGCCTCCGATACGGCGCCCGGCCCCAGGGAACCCACTGA